A genomic region of Fusarium oxysporum Fo47 chromosome VI, complete sequence contains the following coding sequences:
- a CDS encoding glutathione S-transferase, with the protein MSDSQYTLYSYFRSSCSARIRIALNAKGIPYELAFVNLLKNEHLSDSHKTLNPSASVPVLISNASKDKPFRIGQSVAALEYLEEKHPSHALLPSNPEARAIVRTLVNIICADIQPVTNLRIMRRVRELGGNAEEWNKQLMSDGLKAYEEVVKDSAGKCSVGDELTLADACLMPAMWNAERFGVDLTLFPTIGKIVEGLKDHPAVVKAHWQNQPDTPDNLKA; encoded by the coding sequence ATGTCTGACTCTCAGTATACTCTCTACTCTTACTTCagatcctcctgctcagcGCGTATTCGCATCGCTCTCAATGCAAAAGGTATTCCATACGAACTAGCATTTGTCAATCTTCTAAAGAACGAGCACCTCTCCGACTCTCACAAAACCCTCAACCCATCAGCATCCGTCCCCGTTCTCATCTCAAATGCCTCCAAAGACAAACCCTTCCGCATCGGCCAATCCGTCGCAGCCCTCGAATATCTCGAAGAAAAACACCCTTCCCATGCCCTCTTACCCTCCAACCCCGAAGCACGCGCAATAGTGCGAACcctcgtcaacatcatcTGCGCCGATATCCAGCCCGTTACAAATTTGCGCATCATGCGTCGTGTCAGAGAGCTCGGCGGGAATGCAGAAGAGTGGAATAAGCAGCTCATGAGTGATGGACTTAAGGCTTATGAGGAGGTCGTGAAGGATTCGGCGGGGAAGTGTAGCGTTGGTGATGAGTTGACGTTGGCGGATGCTTGTTTGATGCCTGCGATGTGGAATGCTGAGAGATTTGGTGTTGATTTGACGCTGTTTCCGACGATTGGGAAGATTGTGGAGGGGTTGAAGGATCATCCTGCTGTTGTGAAGGCGCATTGGCAGAATCAGCCTGATACGCCTGACAATCTCAAGGCTTGA